The region NNNNNNNNNNNNNNNNNNNNNNNNNNNNNNNNNNNNNNNNNNNNNNNNNNNNNNNNNNNNNNNNNNNNNNNNNNNNNNNNNNNNNNNNNNNNNNNNNNNNNNNNNNNNNNNNNNNNNNNNNNNNNNNNNNNNNNNNNNNNNNNNNNNNNNNNNNNNNNNNNNNNNNNNNNNNNNNNNNNNNNNNNNNNNNNNNNNNNNNNNNNNNNNNNNNNNNNNNNNNNNNNNNNNNNNNNNNNNNNNNNNNNNNNNNNNNNNNNNNNNNNNNNNNNNNNNNNNNNNNNNNNNNNNNNNNNNNNNNNNNNNNNNNNNNNNNNNNNNNNNNNNNNNNNNNNNNNNNNNNNNNNNNNNNNNNNNNNNNNNNNNNNNNNNNNNNNNNNNNNNNNNNNNNNNNNNNNNNNNNNNNNNNNNNNNNNNNNNNNNNNNNNNNNNNNNNNNNNNNNNNNNNNNNNNNNNNNNNNNNNNNNNNNNNNNNNNNNNNNNNNNNNNNNNNNNNNNNNNNNNNNNNNNNNNNNNNNNNNNNNNNNNNNNNNNNNNNNNNNNNNNNNNNNNNNNNNNNNNNNNNNNNNNNNNNNNNNNNNNNNNNNNNNNNNNNNNNNNNNNNNNNNNNNNNNNNNNNNNNNNNNNNNNNNNNNNNNNNNNNNNNNNNNNNNNNNNNNNNNNNNNNNNNNNNNNNNNNNNNNNNNNNNNNNNNNNNNNNNNNNNNNNNNNNNNNNNNNNNNNNNNNNNNNNNNNNNNNNNNNNNNNNNNNNNNNNNNNNNNNNNNNNNNNNNNNNNNNNNNNNNNNNNNNNNNNNNNNNNNNNNNNNNNNNNNNNNNNNNNNNNNNNNNNNNNNNNNNNNNNNNNNNNNNNNNNNNNNNNNNNNNNNNNNNNNNNNNNNNNNNNNNNNNNNNNNNNNNNNNNNNNNNNNNNNNNNNNNNNNNNNNNNNNNNNNNNNNNNNNNNNNNNNNNNNNNNNNNNNNNNNNNNNNNNNNNNNNNNNNNNNNNNNNNNNNNNNNNNNNNNNNNNNNNNNNNNNNNNNNNNNNNNNNNNNNNNNNNNNNNNNNNNNNNNNNNNNNNNNNNNNNNNNNNNNNNNNNNNNNNNNNNNNNNNNNNNNNNNNNNNNNNNNNNNNNNNNNNNNNNNNNNNNNNNNNNNNNNNNNNNNNNNNNNNNNNNNNNNNNNNNNNNNNNNNNNNNNNNNNNNNNNNNNNNNNNNNNNNNNNNNNNNNNNNNNNNNNNNNNNNNNNNNNNNNNNNNNNNNNNNNNNNNNNNNNNNNNNNNNNNNNNNNNNNNNNNNNNNNNNNNNNNNNNNNNNNNNNNNNNNNNNNNNNNNNNNNNNNNNNNNNNNNNNNNNNNNNNNNNNNNNNNNNNNNNNNNNNNNNNNNNNNNNNNNNNNNNNNNNNNNNNNNNNNNNNNNNNNNNNNNNNNNNNNNNNNNNNNNNNNNNNNNNNNNNNNNNNNNNNNNNNNNNNNNNNNNNNNNNNNNNNNNNNNNNNNNNNNNNNNNNNNNNNNNNNNNNNNNNNNNNNNNNNNNNNNNNNNNNNNNNNNNNNNNNNNNNNNNNNNNNNNNNNNNNNNNNNNNNNNNNNNNNNNNNNNNNNNNNNNNNNNNNNNNNNNNNNNNNNNNNNNNNNNNNNNNNNNNNNNNNNNNNNNNNNNNNNNNNNNNNNNNNNNNNNNNNNNNNNNNNNNNNNNNNNNNNNNNNNNNNNNNNNNNNNNNNNNNNNNNNNNNNNNNNNNNNNNNNNNNNNNNNNNNNNNNNNNNNNNNNNNNNNNNNNNNNNNNNNNNNNNNNNNNNNNNNNNNNNNNNNNNNNNNNNNNNNNNNNNNNNNNNNNNNNNNNNNNNNNNNNNNNNNNNNNNNNNNNNNNNNNNNNNNNNNNNNNNNNNNNNNNNNNNNNNNNNNNNNNNNNNNNNNNNNNNNNNNNNNNNNNNNNNNNNNNNNNNNNNNNNNNNNNNNNNNNNNNNNNNNNNNNNNNNNNNNNNNNNNNNNNNNNNNNNNNNNNNNNNNNNNNNNNNNNNNNNNNNNNNNNNNNNNNNNNNNNNNNNNNNNNNNNNNNNNNNNNNNNNNNNNNNNNNNNNNNNNNNNNNNNNNNNNNNNNNNNNNNNNNNNNNNNNNNNNNNNNNNNNNNNNNNNNNNNNNNNNNNNNNNNNNNNNNNNNNNNNNNNNNNNNNNNNNNNNNNNNNNNNNNNNNNNNNNNNNNNNNNNNNNNNNNNNNNNNNNNNNNNNNNNNNNNNNNNNNNNNNNNNNNNNNNNNNNNNNNNNNNNNNNNNNNNNNNNNNNNNNNNNNNNNNNNNNNNNNNNNNNNNNNNNNNNNNNNNNNNNNNNNNNNNNNNNNNNNNNNNNNNNNNNNNNNNNNNNNNNNNNNNNNNNNNNNNNNNNNNNNNNNNNNNNNNNNNNNNNNNNNNNNNNNNNNNNNNNNNNNNNNNNNNNNNNNNNNNNNNNNNNNNNNNNNNNNNNNNNNNNNNNNNNNNNNNNNNNNNNNNNNNNNNNNNNNNNNNNNNNNNNNNNNNNNNNNNNNNNNNNNNNNNNNNNNNNNNNNNNNNNNNNNNNNNNNNNNNNNNNNNNNNNNNNNNNNNNNNNNNNNNNNNNNNNNNNNNNNNNNNNNNNNNNNNNNNNNNNNNNNNNNNNNNNNNNNNNNNNNNNNNNNNNNNNNNNNNNNNNNNNNNNNNNNNNNNNNNNNNNNNNNNNNNNNNNNNNNNNNNNNNNNNNNNNNNNNNNNNNNNNNNNNNNNNNNNNNNNNNNNNNNNNNNNNNNNNNNNNNNNNNNNNNNNNNNNNNNNNNNNNNNNNNNNNNNNNNNNNNNNNNNNNNNNNNNNNNNNNNNNNNNNNNNNNNNNNNNNNNNNNNNNNNNNNNNNNNNNNNNNNNNNNNNNNNNNNNNNNNNNNNNNNNNNNNNNNNNNNNNNNNNNNNNNNNNNNNNNNNNNNNNNNNNNNNNNNNNNNNNNNNNNNNNNNNNNNNNNNNNNNNNNNNNNNNNNNNNNNNNNNNNNNNNNNNNNNNNNNNNNNNNNNNNNNNNNNNNNNNNNNNNNNNNNNNNNNNNNNNNNNNNNNNNNNNNNNNNNNNNNNNNNNNNNNNNNNNNNNNNNNNNNNNNNNNNNNNNNNNNNNNNNNNNNNNNNNNNNNNNNNNNNNNNNNNNNNNNNNNNNNNNNNNNNNNNNNNNNNNNNNNNNNNNNNNNNNNNNNNNNNNNNNNNNNNNNNNNNNNNNNNNNNNNNNNNNNNNNNNNNNNNNNNNNNNNNNNNNNNNNNNNNNNNNNNNNNNNNNNNNNNNNNNNNNNNNNNNNNNNNNNNNNNNNNNNNNNNNNNNNNNNNNNNNNNNNNNNNNNNNNNNNNNNNNNNNNNNNNNNNNNNNNNNNNNNNNNNNNNNNNNNNNNNNNNNNNNNNNNNNNNNNNNNNNNNNNNNNNNNNNNNNNNNNNNNNNNNNNNNNNNNNNNNNNNNNNNNNNNNNNNNNNNNNNNNNNNNNNNNNNNNNNNNNNNNNNNNNNNNNNNNNNNNNNNNNNNNNNNNNNNNNNNNNNNNNNNNNNNNNNNNNNNNNNNNNNNNNNNNNNNNNNNNNNNNNNNNNNNNNNNNNNNNNNNNNNNNNNNNNNNNNNNNNNNNNNNNNNNNNNNNNNNNNNNNNNNNNNNNNNNNNNNNNNNNNNNNNNNNNNNNNNNNNNNNNNNNNNNNNNNNNNNNNNNNNNNNNNNNNNNNNNNNNNNNNNNNNNNNNNNNNNNNNNNNNNNNNNNNNNNNNNNNNNNNNNNNNNNNNNNNNNNNNNNNNNNNNNNNNNNNNNNNNNNNNNNNNNNNNNNNNNNNNNNNNNNNNNNNNNNNNNNNNNNNNNNNNNNNNNNNNNNNNNNNNNNNNNNNNNNNNNNNNNNNNNNNNNNNNNNNNNNNNNNNNNNNNNNNNNNNNNNNNNNNNNNNNNNNNNNNNNNNNNNNNNNNNNNNNNNNNNNNNNNNNNNNNNNNNNNNNNNNNNNNNNNNNNNNNNNNNNNNNNNNNNNNNNNNNNNNNNNNNNNNNNNNNNNNNNNNNNNNNNNNNNNNNNNNNNNNNNNNNNNNNNNNNNNNNNNNNNNNNNNNNNNNNNNNNNNNNNNNNNNNNNNNNNNNNNNNNNNNNNNNNNNNNNNNNNNNNNNNNNNNNNNNNNNNNNNNNNNNNNNNNNNNNNNNNNNNNNNNNNNNNNNNNNNNNNNNNNNNNNNNNNNNNNNNNNNNNNNNNNNNNNNNNNNNNNNNNNNNNNNNNNNNNNNNNNNNNNNNNNNNNNNNNNNNNNNNNNNNNNNNNNNNNNNNNNNNNNNNNNNNNNNNNNNNNNNNNNNNNNNNNNNNNNNNNNNNNNNNNNNNNNNNNNNNNNNNNNNNNNNNNNNNNNNNNNNNNNNNNNNNNNNNNNNNNNNNNNNNNNNNNNNNNNNNNNNNNNNNNNNNNNNNNNNNNNNNNNNNNNNNNNNNNNNNNNNNNNNNNNNNNNNNNNNNNNNNNNNNNNNNNNNNNNNNNNNNNNNNNNNNNNNNNNNNNNNNNNNNNNNNNNNNNNNNNNNNNNNNNNNNNNNNNNNNNNNNNNNNNNNNNNNNNNNNNNNNNNNNNNNNNNNNNNNNNNNNNNNNNNNNNNNNNNNNNNNNNNNNNNNNNNNNNNNNNNNNNNNNNNNNNNNNNNNNNNNNNNNNNNNNNNNNNNNNNNNNNNNNNNNNNNNNNNNNNNNNNNNNNNNNNNNNNNNNNNNNNNNNNNNNNNNNNNNNNNNNNNNNNNNNNNNNNNNNNNNNNNNNNNNNNNNNNNNNNNNNNNNNNNNNNNNNNNNNNNNNNNNNNNNNNNNNNNNNNNNNNNNNNNNNNNNNNNNNNNNNNNNNNNNNNNNNNNNNNNNNNNNNNNNNNNNNNNNNNNNNNNNNNNNNNNNNNNNNNNNNNNNNNNNNNNNNNNNNNNNNNNNNNNNNNNNNNNNNNNNNNNNNNNNNNNNNNNNNNNNNNNNNNNNNNNNNNNNNNNNNNNNNNNNNNNNNNNNNNNNNNNNNNNNNNNNNNNNNNNNNNNNNNNNNNNNNNNNNNNNNNNNNNNNNNNNNNNNNNNNNNNNNNNNNNNNNNNNNNNNNNNNNNNNNNNNNNNNNNNNNNNNNNNNNNNNNNNNNNNNNNNNNNNNNNNNNNNNNNNNNNNNNNNNNNNNNNNNNNNNNNNNNNNNNNNNNNNNNNNNNNNNNNNNNNNNNNNNNNNNNNNNNNNNNNNNNNNNNNNNNNNNNNNNNNNNNNNNNNNNNNNNNNNNNNNNNNNNNNNNNNNNNNNNNNNNNNNNNNNNNNNNNNNNNNNNNNNNNNNNNNNNNNNNNNNNNNNNNNNNNNNNNNNNNNNNNNNNNNNNNNNNNNNNNNNNNNNNNNNNNNNNNNNNNNNNNNNNNNNNNNNNNNNNNNNNNNNNNNNNNNNNNNNNNNNNNNNNNNNNNNNNNNNNNNNNNNNNNNNNNNNNNNNNNNNNNNNNNNNNNNNNNNNNNNNNNNNNNNNNNNNNNNNNNNNNNNNNNNNNNNNNNNNNNNNNNNNNNNNNNNNNNNNNNNNNNNNNNNNNNNNNNNNNNNNNNNNNNNNNNNNNNNNNNNNNNNNNNNNNNNNNNNNNNNNNNNNNNNNNNNNNNNNNNNNNNNNNNNNNNNNNNNNNNNNNNNNNNNNNNNNNNNNNNNNNNNNNNNNNNNNNNNNNNNNNNNNNNNNNNNNNNNNNNNNNNNNNNNNNNNNNNNNNNNNNNNNNNNNNNNNNNNNNNNNNNNNNNNNNNNNNNNNNNNNNNNNNNNNNNNNNNNNNNNNNNNNNNNNNNNNNNNNNNNNNNNNNNNNNNNNNNNNNNNNNNNNNNNNNNNNNNNNNNNNNNNNNNNNNNNNNNNNNNNNNNNNNNNNNNNNNNNNNNNNNNNNNNNNNNNNNNNNNNNNNNNNNNNNNNNNNNNNNNNNNNNNNNNNNNNNNNNNNNNNNNNNNNNNNNNNNNNNNNNNNNNNNNNNNNNNNNNNNNNNNNNNNNNNNNNNNNNNNNNNNNNNNNNNNNNNNNNNNNNNNNNNNNNNNNNNNNNNNNNNNNNNNNNNNNNNNNNNNNNNNNNNNNNNNNNNNNNNNNNNNNNNNNNNNNNNNNNNNNNNNNNNNNNNNNNNNNNNNNNNNNNNNNNNNNNNNNNNNNNNNNNNNNNNNNNNNNNNNNNNNNNNNNNNNNNNNNNNNNNNNNNNNNNNNNNNNNNNNNNNNNNNNNNNNNNNNNNNNNNNNNNNNNNNNNNNNNNNNNNNNNNNNNNNNNNNNNNNNNNNNNNNNNNNNNNNNNNNNNNNNNNNNNNNNNNNNNNNNNNNNNNNNNNNNNNNNNNNNNNNNNNNNNNNNNNNNNNNNNNNNNNNNNNNNNNNNNNNNNNNNNNNNNNNNNNNNNNNNNNNNNNNNNNNNNNNNNNNNNNNNNNNNNNNNNNNNNNNNNNNNNNNNNNNNNNNNNNNNNNNNNNNNNNNNNNNNNNNNNNNNNNNNNNNNNNNNNNNNNNNNNNNNNNNNNNNNNNNNNNNNNNNNNNNNNNNNNNNNNNNNNNNNNNNNNNNNNNNNNNNNNNNNNNNNNNNNNNNNNNNNNNNNNNNNNNNNNNNNNNNNNNNNNNNNNNNNNNNNNNNNNNNNNNNNNNNNNNNNNNNNNNNNNNNNNNNNNNNNNNNNNNNNNNNNNNNNNNNNNNNNNNNNNNNNNNNNNNNNNNNNNNNNNNNNNNNNNNNNNNNNNNNNNNNNNNNNNNNNNNNNNNNNNNNNNNNNNNNNNNNNNNNNNNNNNNNNNNNNNNNNNNNNNNNNNNNNNNNNNNNNNNNNNNNNNNNNNNNNNNNNNNNNNNNNNNNNNNNNNNNNNNNNNNNNNNNNNNNNNNNNNNNNNNNNNNNNNNNNNNNNNNNNNNNNNNNNNNNNNNNNNNNNNNNNNNNNNNNNNNNNNNNNNNNNNNNNNNNNNNNNNNNNNNNNNNNNNNNNNNNNNNNNNNNNNNNNNNNNNNNNNNNNNNNNNNNNNNNNNNNNNNNNNNNNNNNNNNNNNNNNNNNNNNNNNNNNNNNNNNNNNNNNNNNNNNNNNNNNNNNNNNNNNNNNNNNNNNNNNNNNNNNNNNNNNNNNNNNNNNNNNNNNNNNNNNNNNNNNNNNNNNNNNNNNNNNNNNNNNNNNNNNNNNNNNNNNNNNNNNNNNNNNNNNNNNNNNNNNNNNNNNNNNNNNNNNNNNNNNNNNNNNNNNNNNNNNNNNNNNNNNNNNNNNNNNNNNNNNNNNNNNNNNNNNNNNNNNNNNNNNNNNNNNNNNNNNNNNNNNNNNNNNNNNNNNNNNNNNNNNNNNNNNNNNNNNNNNNNNNNNNNNNNNNNNNNNNNNNNNNNNNNNNNNNNNNNNNNNNNNNNNNNNNNNNNNNNNNNNNNNNNNNNNNNNNNNNNNNNNNNNNNNNNNNNNNNNNNNNNNNNNNNNNNNNNNNNNNNNNNNNNNNNNNNNNNNNNNNNNNNNNNNNNNNNNNNNNNNNNNNNaaaaaaataataaaataataaaatatctccacaacatatcagttgtggtccaaacagataaagtttcggtggaaaataatccagaaagaataattttcgaaaccacaaatttattccagtcaaaagctccaaaatgggctaggttcggtacactgcggaaatttcgcggtgtacgatcagaaataaatttcgacccttatagctcatccaatttcaacttaactaagcaggaagttcatacttagtcataacatgcctaatcatcaatttctaaggaaatccgagctgaaaattcgtcctcgaaaattttacggttcgtgaccggcacgaacgatcgcagcttaatgacaactatacctccgtataaaaattcccttgacatatcgggagatcatcttatgaatgtcatagcctaaagatatattttccgacccttagacttatcggaaagacgaggggttacagtctaccctccttaaaaagagtttcgtccccgaaactcaaAAGCATTTCAGGCCACGATTTTTCCTTTTGGCTTTGACACTTACAATCCAAACTTTCAGACTCTCAGTCCGAATTACTCCCCTTAATTTCCTACATCTGGCACTCATTAATCAAGAGTCTGCCAAGTTCCTCCTTAGTATTGTCCAAACAGATGACTCAAATCTGATCAAATTCAATCACTGTTCATGAAGATTATTCAAATCTTCCTTATAAACAAATATCCAAATCTATCTGCTTTTCTCAAAGATTTCACAAGTTAGGTTCTTAGGTTAATCCTAACTACGTCAGGATTCTTCTACCTAAGATTCCGATTTCCACTTATCGGCAGATAAGGATGATATAAACGAATTTGTAGCTCCAGTATTAAATAAAACCAAACCAGGTACGGAGTTTATAGGGAAAGTACCAGTCCCGACGTCGCTAGCTTGCGTCTGGGCACTATTAACGACGTAGATCCTGCCCTGGTTCCCTGTGCTGCTGGCTCCGAACGGCAGTCTTTCTCTATTGTTGGGATTGGGAACAACATTTGTTAGCCTCCCCTGCCTGGCTTGTGGAGGGATATTCATTCTGCTGTTACTGGCTCCAAACGGTTCTTGTCTCGGGTTCCTGAAAACTTCTCCTTCCTGGTTCTTATTCGGGGATTGGTTTAGGTAGCGGCTCGGTCGAACGGAGCAGTACCTCATCGTATGCCCTTCCCTACCACACTGGTAACATATAATCTTCTCCCCGAGGCAAGTTACCCCGGGATGACTCCTTCCACATTGACGGCATGTCTGATTCCTCCCTTGACTCGTTTCCCCTCTCAGATATCCTTGCCTCGGGTTGGATTCACCTTGGCTAGGTTTCTTGTTACTCCACTCAGATTGTCTTTGCTTGTCCTCGGCCTTCCTTTTGCTCCGACCATAGACTGCTTGTTGATCAAGATACACCTGGTAATGATCGGACGCCCTGTTATATGCTTCCTTGAGAGTAGAGCACATAAATGGTGCGATCGCGCTTCTCACTCCCCAGTCTAATCCTCTTACAAATCTCCTTGCCTGGCTTGCCTCGTCAGGTACGATGTCCTGGGCAAATCTCATCAACTCAACATACTTATCATGATAAACTTGTATTGTTGTTCCTTGTTGTTTCAGTTGCAGGAATTCTTCACATTTGATGCCCTTAATTCGTTCAGTGTAGAATTGACCTCTTAATTCCCCCTTAAACTCTTCCCAGCCAAATCCTGGGTCTCGTAGAAGATTAGGTCCAACCGTCGTCCACCAGTTATCCGCAGCTTTGGTCAGGTAGTACACTGCAGAAGACACTCGCTGCTCTTCAGGACAATTCACAGCGTTTAGCAGTTTATCAAATGTTCTGATCCATTCTTCTAGGATCACTGGGTCTTCTTCCCCCGCATAATACGGTGGTCGTCTATTTGCTATAGCTTTAGTAATATCCACCCGTGGTTGCACTTGGGCTTGATTGTGaacttgctgagccatcatgaactcagccatctgttccattgccatgGCCATGCGGTCCATTGCCGAGACATCAATGTTATCCCTAGCAGGTACGTTTCGTCTAGGAGGCATCTTGCTGAACAAGCGATTCTGAGTTAGCTCTCTTaaagttagaagttagaatTCGAGGGTCTAACCATTAATCATATTCATCAGGTAGGTATCCCTACCATGGCATAACAGTAGCAAGGCATCATGTCAACAGCCGACTTAAACCAATATGACCAACAATcagcatatatatgcaatgacaagtagtaattatactacgCAACAATTAAATCACAGATTATACACGGAATGGCAAGGTACCCCGTTCTCTGTCCGGCCTCCGGCCTCCAGCTCcagctccaactccaacaaggtcAACTTAAACTGACTCGAACCCTAGGCTGACTCGAATCATAGGCTCTTATACTAACTTACGACAGAGTCCAACTCATTCTATTGCCCAAAATAAGGACCTCAAaaccatgctctgataccaccttgtaacaccccaatttctgctccgacaactattacaatatgcgtaatataacgctgcggaagcttacatcttacagcagtaaactgggtgctaccgccacacttagagtgaagcctatcacctctttgataaaacttccactataagtgcacaggctaaaagaaacacactcaacatcaacaccccaaacatcaaaatataatattctaggcatatatattaatatcaaaaggtatttataagaatttgcccgacggctgttatttacaaacttcgggtcctccactgccctaacagactagagccagccaaaactaaggctaccaaaagatatatatacacaaaaagagaaaaccatccaaaaacttcccaactctggccctctaatccaaacttcggtacaccggtgtggtgtacgtgccccaaacgaggtgccactctccctcgatcacatcatgtggttcgatggcctatttgataaatttaaagagtttgaaggcctaattgactttagagataaagtttgatggcctatttgataaattttatgcaaaaaaaaagtgaaatttttatttacctgttactacAGGTCANCTCGAACCCTAAGCTGACTCGAATCATAGGCTCTTATACTAACTTACGACAGAGTCCAACTCATTCTATTGCCCAAAATAAGGACCTCAAaaccatgctctgataccaccttgtaacaccccaatttctgctccgacaactattacaatatgcgtaatataacgctgcggaagcttacatcttacagcagtaaactgggtgctaccgccacacttagagtgaagcctatcacctctttgataaaacttccactataagtgcacaggctaaaagaaacacactcaacatcaacaccccaaacatcaaaatataatattctaggcatatatattaatatcaaaaggtatttataagaatttgcccgacggctgttatttacaaacttcgggtcctccactgccctaacagactagagccagccaaaactaaggctaccaaaagatatatatacacaaaaagagaaaaccatccaaaaacttcccaactctggccctctaatccaaacttcggtacaccggtgtggtgtacgtgccccaaacgaggtgccactctccctcgatcacatcatgtggttcgatggcctatttgataaatttaaagagtttgaaggcctaattgactttagagataaagtttgatggcctatttgataaattttatgcaaaaaaaaagtgaaatttttatttacctgataaattttatgcaaaaaaaaagtgaaatttttatttacctgttactacaggtcactaacaggtaattacgttatgataattaaattgacatgtttatatataggtaattacgttatgatgattaaattgacatgtttatatattaattgcaactttaaaacgtttgagggcctaattgactttaaagataaatattgctggcctatttgatacattttatgcagaaaaagtgacatttttatttactcggcattacaggtcactaacagataattatgccttgatgacgaaattgacatgtttatgtttctaattgcaactttaaaaagtttgagggtttaattgactttacagaaaaagtttgatggcctatttgatacattttatgcaaaaaaaagtgaaatttttatttacctattattacaggtcactaacaggtaattatgttatgatgactaaattgacatgtttatatatctaattgcaactttaaaacgtttgagggcctaattgactttaaagataaatattgctggcctatttgatacattttatgcagaaaaagtgacatttttatttactcggcattacaggtcactaacaggtaattatgccttgatgacgaaattgacatgtttatgtatctaactgcaactttaaaaagtttgagggtttaattgactttacagataaagtttgatggcctatttgatacattttatgcaaaaaaaagtgaaatttttatttacctgttattacaggtcactaacaggtaattatgttatgatgactaaattgacatgtttatatatctaattgcaactttaaaacgtttgagggcctaattgactgtaaagataaatattgctggcctatttgatacattttatgcaaaaaaagtgacatttttatttactcggcattacaggtcactaacaggtaattatgccttgatgacgaaattgacatgtttatgttttaattgcaactttaaaaagtttgagggtttaattgactttacagataaagtttgatggcctatttgatacattttatgcaaaaaaaagtgaaatttttatttacctgttattacaggtcactaacaggtaattatgttatgatgactaaattgacatgtttatatatctaattgtaactttaaaacgtttgagggcctaattgactttaaagataaatattgctggcctatttgatacattttatgcaaaaaaagtgacattttaattactcggcattacaggtcactaacaggtaattatgccttgatgacgaaattgatatgtttatgtatctaattgcaactttaaaacgtttgagggactaattgactttaaagataaaaattgatagcctatttgatacattttatgccaaaaaaaagtgacattttaattaccc is a window of Ipomoea triloba cultivar NCNSP0323 chromosome 16, ASM357664v1 DNA encoding:
- the LOC116007931 gene encoding uncharacterized protein LOC116007931, coding for MPPRRNVPARDNIDVSAMDRMAMAMEQMAEFMMAQQVHNQAQVQPRVDITKAIANRRPPYYAGEEDPVILEEWIRTFDKLLNAVNCPEEQRVSSAVYYLTKAADNWWTTVGPNLLRDPGFGWEEFKGELRGQFYTERIKGIKCEEFLQLKQQGTTIQVYHDKYVELMRFAQDIVPDEASQARRFVRGLDWGVRSAIAPFMCSTLKEAYNRASDHYQVYLDQQAVYGRSKRKAEDKQRQSEWSNKKPSQGESNPRQGYLRGETSQGRNQTCRQCGRSHPGVTCLGEKIICYQCGREGHTMRYCSVRPSRYLNQSPNKNQEGEVFRNPRQEPFGASNSRMNIPPQARQGRLTNVVPNPNNRERLPFGASSTGNQGRIYVVNSAQTQASDVGTGTFPINSVPGLVLFNTGATNSFISSLSADKWKSES